The genomic stretch CCGTTTCGGGCACTAAAGACATCATAATGTGCCCCCATCACCATCTTGGTTTTGGCTTGAGTATCCAAACTACAGATGACATTTCGGTAACTCAGGTTATTGACCACATAAACCTGAAACTGGCATGGAATACCAAAGCGCTGCATCTGCCCTTTGATCCAGGCAGATACCCGATTCAGCTCTTTTAGATTTTTATAATTTCGGTATTCATCGACACTCATGATCTGGCTAAAAAATAATTCCAGATGAGAGACCTGAGCATTTTTGCTCGAATTGGCTGCACACAGACTAGGCCCCATGAGGCCTATCAGTAATAGCAGCACAGTACAACATCCTTTTATCATGACACTGTTCCGCATTTATTATTATTCCATTCCTTTATCAAGCGGATACTTGAACTAAGGACATTAAAGCAACACTAAATCTCTCATTTCAATTTCAATTTGTTTCCCTGCTCAACTTCATGTTGTTTGATCGTTATAATGAGGTATCCAATTATTGATCTGTCTGTATGAAAATCCGTATCCTGACCATTGGTCAAAAAATGCCAGCGTGGGTGCTGACTGGTTTTGAAGATTATTTCAAACGTATTCAGCCTTTTGTACAGACCCAGATTATTGAACTGCCGATGGCCAAGCGCGGGAAAAATGATTCTGAAGCGGATATTCTGAAATACCGCAATATTGAGGGCGACAGCATTTTAAATGCGCTCAAGCAGAATGAAACCCTGATTGCACTAGAAGTGGGCGGACGCGAATTCAGTACCGAGAAACTGGCTGAAACCATGAAAGGCTGGATGCTGGAAGGCAATGATGTAGCACTTGCAATTGGTGGACCGGATGGTCACTCAGAAGCCGTGCGTAAAGCTGCTGCATGGCACTGGTCACTTTCCAAGTTAACTCTGCCGCATCCACTGGTACGTGTCATGCTGATCGAGCAGCTCTATCGTGCTATGAGCATCAATAATAATCATCCTTATCATCGGGCAGGCTAATGATTTTGCTAAAGCGTTCTTTATATGCAACGTTTTGTTGAATAATCTCCCCTGCTCTTATTTCTATTTTTCATGCATTATTGAGGCATCTTCTAGATGTGGTTTGACTTATGAACTTACAAACGTTGCCCGGCTTATTTATTTCTCATGGCTCTCCTATGCTGGCGCTGAATCCTGAGCAAGTGGGTCCTGCCTTGCATCGTTTGAGCGAAAATCTGCCACGCCCGGAAGCGATTATTGTGATGTCTGCGCACTGGGAAAGTGAGGCGCTGGAAGTCAGTAGCGCAATTCGCCCAGAAACCTGGCATGATTTTCGTGGTTTCCCGCCTGAACTGTATCAATTACGCTACCCTGCACCGGGAAATCCTGAACTGGCCGAGAAAGTCTTAGGCTTGCTGGCCAATGCCGGCTTTTCTGCACATGCCAACAGTACCCGTCCGCGTGATCATGGTGTATGGATGCCGCTGCTACATATGTATCCAGATGCCAACATTCCCGTGGTAGAAATTTCCTTACCCATGTCGATGAGCGCGGATGAGATTTATCAGATTGGTCAAAGTCTTGCACCTTTACGTGAACAGCAAATCCTTCTGATTGGTTCGGGCAGTATTACCCATAATTTACGTGAACTGTCTTGGGATGGATCGGCTGCTGATGTACCCGAATGGGCCTCAGGCTTCCGTAATTTTGTGGTGCATAAACTGACGCATAGCGATTATGACGCGGTCCTGGACTGGTCCAATATTCCGCATATGGCACGGAATCATCCAACGTTAGAACATTTTGCTCCGATTTTCTTTGCGATGGGTACAGGTCAGCGCTTTAGTCTGGTACATAGCAGTTTCACCATGGGTTCACTCGGCATGGATATTTACCGCTTCGATTAATCTTGCTTCAGCGCTAAAATCTTAATGATGGATACATTTTGCAACTCAAAGCTGCGAAATGTATCCATATTTTTTCGCAATACATCCATTATTATTGTTTGAACTTTATATACTTCATTATAAGTCCATGAAATTAAAATTTATTGTGCTGGCATTATTGCCTTTAACTTTTGCAGGCTGTCAGTCCAGTGATATTCAACGAGCTGGAGATCTTGCGGTGGCCACCATCCAACAAAAAAATGCAGATCAGATTCTTCCAGCCTATTACTGGGAACTGAATCGTGGACTAGAACGACCCGTTGTACTGAGTTTCAACGCTCAAGGCCGGCTGAGCGCCGTGACGGGCTGTAATGGACTCGGGACGACCTGGTCAGTCAAAAACAATATCATCACCACCAGCGAAGTTATAGGGACTGAAATGGCCTGTGATGCAGCATTGATGGAGCAGGAACGTTTTGTCAGCCAACTTTTACAGAAGCGTGACATTCCTTTTACGCTCAATACCACAGATCCTGACAAGCCGACCCTAACGTTGATGGCCGCAAATGGTCAAACCTATGAATTTATCGGGAAAATGACTCCGGAAACCAAATACCAAGGACAGGCTGAAACAATTTTTCTGGAAATTTCCCCCGATACCAAACAATGTACCGGCGTAACCCAACAAAGCTGCTTGCAAGTCAAAGAAGTGAAATATGATCAGAATGGCCTGAAAACTCAGGTCGATAAGGACTGGACTTTATTCTATGATCAGATTGAAGGTTTTCGGCATTCACCAAATGAACGGCAGATTATTCGGGTCAAACGTTTTGAAATTAAGCATCCGGCAGCTGATCAATCGAAATATGCCTATATTTTTGATATGGCGGTTGAGCGTGAATTAGTTAAGGGTGCTCTTTAAGGCTAAAAATACCAAATATAAAAAAACCGGGGCAACAGCCCCGGTTTTTTCAGCTTAGACTAAGTCAGACTTAGAATACGCCTTGAGCAAGCATTGCATCAGCAACTTTTACGAAGCCAGCAATGTTCGCACCGTCAACATAGTTCACAGTACCGTCTTCTTTCGTACCGAATTTTACGCAGTTGCGGTGAATTTCTTTCATGATTGCGTGTAAGCGCTCGTCAACTTCTTCGAAAGTCCAGCCTAAACGCAATGCGTTTTGAGACATTTCCAGACCAGAAGTTGCCACACCACCTGCATTTGATGCTTTACCTGGTGCATAAAGAATTTTCGCTTCAACGAATTTCTCAACTGCTTCAAGTGTAGAAGGCATGTTCGCGCCTTCAGCCACACAGATTACACCGTTTGCAAGAAGCTGAGCAGCGTCGTCTGCATCAAGTTCGTTTTGAGTCGCACATGGCAATGCGATATCACACTTGATACCCCAAGGACGTTGTCCTTCAAGATATTCGAAACCGTGTTTAGAAGCGAATTCTGAAATACGGCCACGTTTTACATTTTTAAGTTCCATGACTTCAGCAAGAAGCGCCTCAGTGAAACCGTCTTTAACGTAAACTGTACCGGCAGAGTCAGAGAGTGAAACCACTTTCGCACCGAGGTACATTGCTTTTTCAGCAGCATATTGCGCAACGTTACCAGAACCTGAAATCGCAACGACTTTATCTTTGAAGCTTTCGCCACGAGACTTGAGCATTTCCTCAGCGAAATACACAGTACCGTAACCCGTTGCTTCCGGACGTGCCAATGAACCACCGAAAGTTAAACCTTTACCAGTGAATACACATGCCGTATCGTTACTTAATTTTTTCATCATGCCGGCCATGTAGCCCACTTCACGACCGCCTACACCAATATCACCTGCAGGGATATCTGTGTTCGCACCAAGGTGACGATACAGCTCGATCATTAAAGCCTGGCAGAAACGCATGATTTCGCCTTCTGATTTGCCTTTAGGGTCAAAATCAGAACCGCCTTTACCGCCACCCATAGGAAGTGTGGTTAAAGCATTTTTAAATGTTTGCTCAAAGCCTAAGAATTTTAGGATTGAAAGATTCACTGAAGGGTGGAAACGCATACCACCTTTAAATGGACCGATCGCTGAGTTGTACTGTACGCGGAACGCACGGTTTACTTGAGTCTGACCTTGGTCATCTACCCAAGAAACTCGGAACTGGATCGCACGTTCTGGCTCAACTAGACGTTCTAGTAAACCATGTGCTGCGTATTGTGGGTTCTTTTCAATGAACGGCCACAAACTGGTCATCACTTCTTCTACAGCTTGAAGAAATTCTGGTTGATGTGCATCACGTGATTTTACGTAATCTAGGAACTCATTAAGTGTGTTGTATTTCAACGCTTAATCCTCAGCAGAAAATGGATCAAAATTGGTCAAATTTACAATCAATGTTAAATTTTGGCGCAAAATATTAAATATCTTTTGTAACTAATCTACAATACTTTTTTTGAAAATACTTTAAAATTAATTTGATAACAAATATTTATATTGATTATGAAAATTTTTTCTATGTCAGGAAATGCCAATCGAATCAAGGCTTACATTCAGATTTATGCCTAATAATAAGGCACAAGTTGACCCTTAATTGCGCACGACTTAGGAGTTTAAAAATATGTTAAAATTGATGAATCGACATATTTTGTTTCACTTACTCTCTCATGCTTGCCATGAGTAACGCTGGTTATACATGAATTCGCCCATTTCTCTGGTCCAATCGATTGACGCTTTACTCCCTCAAACCCAATGTGGACTCTGCGGTCACCGTGACGGATGTTTACCTTATGCCCAGTCGATTGCTGAGGGTGAAAATGCCAATAAATGTGTGCCGGGCGGACAGCCTGTTGCCGATGCTTTGGCTAGATTATTAAATCGCCCTAAACTTGTGGCAGAAGAAAGTGTCTGGCCAGTTCAAGCCGATGGTCGTCCTCAGCGCATCAAAGCCGTAATTCGTGAAGATGAATGTATTGGCTGTACCAAATGTATTAGCGCCTGCCCAGTCGATGCAATTATTGGTTCTGGTAAACTAATGCATACCATTCTGACCGACCTATGTACCGGCTGTGAGTTATGTATTCACCCTTGTCCGGTAGACTGCATCGATCTGGTTGAAGATCAACAACCCTTGCCGACTGAAGCTCAGCGTCTTGCTGAACAGGATAATCTGCGTCAGCGTTACTATGCGCACATCCAGCGTGAAGAAAAACGGCGTACCGATCGTAAGGGACCTGTGGTCCGTGCAGAAATCGATACTGCCCTGTTTGCCCGTTTCTCAGCTTTAAATGAGCAACTTCCTGTGATTGAAGTCGCGAGCAAGCCAGAGAATGCGCCTGTATCACTTGATTCCAAGACCACGATTGAACTGGCAAAACTACGTACCCAAATTAAAAAACTGGAAAAACAGCTTTCGGTTCGTGAAAATGCCCGAAAACGTACCCAACTGGAAGAACTGACACAGCAATTACAGGCTTTACAGGGATAGAACATGACCACAGCAAAGGCCAAGCCCGTTAAAAACATGACCAAAAAGCAGATTCAGACCTTTTTTGAACGCCTGCGTGAACAGCGTCCCAATCCGAAAACCGAACTAAATTATTCTAGTCCTTTTGAATTGCTGGTCGCGGTCACGCTCTCTGCTCAAGCCACCGATGTCAGCGTCAACAAAGCCACAGACAAACTCTTTCCAGTCGCCAATACACCGGAAGCCATTTATGCGCTAGGTGTGGACGGCTTGAAGGAATATATCAAGACCATTGGTTTATATAACTCAAAAGCGGTCAACGTGATTAAGGCCTGCGAGATGCTGATTCAGAAGCACAACAGCATCGTACCGGATAATCGTGCGGATCTTGAAGCCCTGCCGGGTGTAGGTCGTAAAACGGCGAATGTGGTACTGAATACGGCCTTTGGTCAGCCGACCATGGCGGTTGATACCCATATTTTCCGGGTAGGTAACCGTACCGGACTGGCGGTAGGTAAAAATGTGCTGGAAGTTGAACACCGTCTGGTCAAAGTCATTCCTCAGGAATTTATTATTGATTCACATCACTGGCTGATTTTACACGGTCGTTATACCTGTATTGCGCGCAAACCGAAATGTCATGAATGTGTGGTATCCGATGTGTGTAACTGGCCGGACCGATTCGAGTTTGGTGCAGCCCGCTCGATTGCAGTAAAAAATTTAGATGTTACTGAATAGAATAGTGCGATTAAGCTGGGATAAAAAGGTGACCAATGTGTCACCTTTTTATCGACTATGAGAAGAGTGCTTTTCGTTCAAACCAAATTCTTAGCTGAGCTGAACTATTATGGATTATTTATCCTGATCTTGTTCAGCCTTTTCCTGCTGCTTGCGCTGTTCAAGTTCGGCTTGTAATTTTGGATGGAGCTGGCGCTCAGGTCGCTTTGCTGCATTTTCAGCACGTTCTTCCTGACGTACTTTGTTGAGCATTTTAAAACTGAAATAGAACAGACCTACCAATACTGCCAGAAAGACTACCATCAACACCAATACGCCAAATTTCATAGCAACAAGTACCCTGTTCAAATACGCAATAAAAAAGAGCCCTAATATGACTTAGGGCTCTCCGATTGTCAAAATCATCGTCAGCCGATTATTTTGCCTGATCCAGAATCGCGAAAAGATCAGTTTGAACTTCATCGATTGGACGTAAACCATTTAGCTTGTCATAAGTTGGTGCATTTTCACCAGACGCTGCACGGCCTTGGTAGAAACCAACCAGTTGCTCGGTTTCAGTATGGTAAGAACCTAGACGCTTACGAATGGTTGCTTCCTGGTCATCAGGACGTTGAACCAGATCTTCACCCGTTTCGTCATCTTTACCTTCCACTTTTGGCGGGTTGTAAACGATGTGATAGACACGGCCAGATGCAGGATGCTGACGACGGCCAGAAAGACGTTGTACGATTTCTTCATCTGGTACATCAATTTCAATCACGTGATCAATTGCAATGCCTTCTTTTTCCAAGGCTTCTGCTTGAGGAATGGTACGCGGGAAACCATCAAAAATGCAGCCGTTTACACAGTCAGGTTGCGCAATGCGCTCTTTCACCAGACCAATGATCAACTCATCAGAAACCAAACCGCCATTGTCCATGACACTTTTAGCTTGTAGACCTAATTCAGTTCCTTCACGAATTGCAGCACGGAGCATATCACCGGTTGAAATTTGTGGGATATTGTAGCGCTTACAGATCAACTGAGCTTGTGTACCTTTACCTGCTCCAGGTGGTCCGAGTAAGATAATGCGCATATATAAACATCCTCATTTAAACAATATGTATGACGCCACGACCACAATCACCCGATTGTGTCCCCCGACATCTCATTATAAGAAAGCCACAAACAAATGGATTAAACCCGCGACAAAACCGGTTACCCCACCCAATAAAATCAGAATCCATTCATCTTCCTGAAATGCAGGACGTAAAAGATTCTGAAACTCCTTCGGAGTCAACTCACGTATGCGGTCTCTAAACATTTGATAGATTTTCTGTGCACGGCTCGCATTAAATGCTGGGTCGCATACAGGTACCATCGTAATTTCAATCGAGCGATCGATCAAGTCCGTCTTGAGTTTTGCATACTCTTTTGGTCCTAAAGACAGCTGTAAAGAGGTCCGAACCAGGGGTGTTTCCATAATTTCATTAATATGACGTTTGATAATGCGGCGGGTTTTGTCTTTTCTGCCGCCATACATCATCTCGGTCATGATCGATTTTAACGTAATCAGGTCTTCTGTGACTACACTTGCGAAGACGTCAGAGACTTCATCCTGACGTTTCATAAATGCGCCTTGTATGTTATAGGTGCCGATACGAGGAATCACCGGCTTAATCCACGGAAACTTGCGATTTGTGGTACGGGCAAAGAATTGCGGGTACTTTACTGGGTGTGGATAGAGTGGGTTGAATACCATCCAGATCGCGATCCAGTTGGTCAAAAAGCCCCAGATGGCCGCCCAGAACGGTACAGTCCAGTGCCACGGCACTACAAACCAGACAATCATCTGGAAAATCCCAAAGAACATCCCGATGAGGGCACTGATATGCCAGATAAAATTGATCTCTTTTTGACCCACCTTCAGGAACATACGCACCATCAAGCGACGGTCGCCTTCCATCTGGCTCACTACCATTTCACGCATATCTACAAGTGACTCGACGTTCATGGTCAGCTCAGTCACTAATTCACGCAAAATTGCCGGCATTTGTTTTTGTGCTTGTGCATAAATTCTGCGTTTGATGGCAAAAGGCAGGTTTTCCCAGAGCACCGCATTGCGATCCATCATGACTTCATCAATCAGATGTTCCAGTTCGAAACCGACCTGCTCGCCAATGATGCGTGCCATATCATCCGGATCCATCGCCTGTAAAAAT from Acinetobacter lwoffii encodes the following:
- a CDS encoding DODA-type extradiol aromatic ring-opening family dioxygenase, with protein sequence MNLQTLPGLFISHGSPMLALNPEQVGPALHRLSENLPRPEAIIVMSAHWESEALEVSSAIRPETWHDFRGFPPELYQLRYPAPGNPELAEKVLGLLANAGFSAHANSTRPRDHGVWMPLLHMYPDANIPVVEISLPMSMSADEIYQIGQSLAPLREQQILLIGSGSITHNLRELSWDGSAADVPEWASGFRNFVVHKLTHSDYDAVLDWSNIPHMARNHPTLEHFAPIFFAMGTGQRFSLVHSSFTMGSLGMDIYRFD
- a CDS encoding RnfABCDGE type electron transport complex subunit B, encoding MNSPISLVQSIDALLPQTQCGLCGHRDGCLPYAQSIAEGENANKCVPGGQPVADALARLLNRPKLVAEESVWPVQADGRPQRIKAVIREDECIGCTKCISACPVDAIIGSGKLMHTILTDLCTGCELCIHPCPVDCIDLVEDQQPLPTEAQRLAEQDNLRQRYYAHIQREEKRRTDRKGPVVRAEIDTALFARFSALNEQLPVIEVASKPENAPVSLDSKTTIELAKLRTQIKKLEKQLSVRENARKRTQLEELTQQLQALQG
- the gdhA gene encoding NADP-specific glutamate dehydrogenase; translation: MKYNTLNEFLDYVKSRDAHQPEFLQAVEEVMTSLWPFIEKNPQYAAHGLLERLVEPERAIQFRVSWVDDQGQTQVNRAFRVQYNSAIGPFKGGMRFHPSVNLSILKFLGFEQTFKNALTTLPMGGGKGGSDFDPKGKSEGEIMRFCQALMIELYRHLGANTDIPAGDIGVGGREVGYMAGMMKKLSNDTACVFTGKGLTFGGSLARPEATGYGTVYFAEEMLKSRGESFKDKVVAISGSGNVAQYAAEKAMYLGAKVVSLSDSAGTVYVKDGFTEALLAEVMELKNVKRGRISEFASKHGFEYLEGQRPWGIKCDIALPCATQNELDADDAAQLLANGVICVAEGANMPSTLEAVEKFVEAKILYAPGKASNAGGVATSGLEMSQNALRLGWTFEEVDERLHAIMKEIHRNCVKFGTKEDGTVNYVDGANIAGFVKVADAMLAQGVF
- the adk gene encoding adenylate kinase; translation: MRIILLGPPGAGKGTQAQLICKRYNIPQISTGDMLRAAIREGTELGLQAKSVMDNGGLVSDELIIGLVKERIAQPDCVNGCIFDGFPRTIPQAEALEKEGIAIDHVIEIDVPDEEIVQRLSGRRQHPASGRVYHIVYNPPKVEGKDDETGEDLVQRPDDQEATIRKRLGSYHTETEQLVGFYQGRAASGENAPTYDKLNGLRPIDEVQTDLFAILDQAK
- the rlmH gene encoding 23S rRNA (pseudouridine(1915)-N(3))-methyltransferase RlmH; the encoded protein is MKIRILTIGQKMPAWVLTGFEDYFKRIQPFVQTQIIELPMAKRGKNDSEADILKYRNIEGDSILNALKQNETLIALEVGGREFSTEKLAETMKGWMLEGNDVALAIGGPDGHSEAVRKAAAWHWSLSKLTLPHPLVRVMLIEQLYRAMSINNNHPYHRAG
- the nth gene encoding endonuclease III, whose product is MTTAKAKPVKNMTKKQIQTFFERLREQRPNPKTELNYSSPFELLVAVTLSAQATDVSVNKATDKLFPVANTPEAIYALGVDGLKEYIKTIGLYNSKAVNVIKACEMLIQKHNSIVPDNRADLEALPGVGRKTANVVLNTAFGQPTMAVDTHIFRVGNRTGLAVGKNVLEVEHRLVKVIPQEFIIDSHHWLILHGRYTCIARKPKCHECVVSDVCNWPDRFEFGAARSIAVKNLDVTE
- a CDS encoding META and DUF4377 domain-containing protein codes for the protein MKLKFIVLALLPLTFAGCQSSDIQRAGDLAVATIQQKNADQILPAYYWELNRGLERPVVLSFNAQGRLSAVTGCNGLGTTWSVKNNIITTSEVIGTEMACDAALMEQERFVSQLLQKRDIPFTLNTTDPDKPTLTLMAANGQTYEFIGKMTPETKYQGQAETIFLEISPDTKQCTGVTQQSCLQVKEVKYDQNGLKTQVDKDWTLFYDQIEGFRHSPNERQIIRVKRFEIKHPAADQSKYAYIFDMAVERELVKGAL
- a CDS encoding membrane protein, producing MLEYVNELWQTFVNRPDFWAVLSIIPVTAFVTWAHVWMALKMVFYPINFWGFHLGPLPVGWQGIVPRKAGRISGIITDNTLSKLGSIREFLQAMDPDDMARIIGEQVGFELEHLIDEVMMDRNAVLWENLPFAIKRRIYAQAQKQMPAILRELVTELTMNVESLVDMREMVVSQMEGDRRLMVRMFLKVGQKEINFIWHISALIGMFFGIFQMIVWFVVPWHWTVPFWAAIWGFLTNWIAIWMVFNPLYPHPVKYPQFFARTTNRKFPWIKPVIPRIGTYNIQGAFMKRQDEVSDVFASVVTEDLITLKSIMTEMMYGGRKDKTRRIIKRHINEIMETPLVRTSLQLSLGPKEYAKLKTDLIDRSIEITMVPVCDPAFNASRAQKIYQMFRDRIRELTPKEFQNLLRPAFQEDEWILILLGGVTGFVAGLIHLFVAFL